The Lujinxingia litoralis genome has a window encoding:
- a CDS encoding tetratricopeptide repeat protein, with protein sequence MNRPQRLLAALAVGGLALSILTLTVPEARAQLSIGPESPSVQKRSARLAFDEGRLAEARVLARSHDDADSLLVRARFARWEGDDAGARTMAARAFERAPDEPARARAGAALANLQWFAGDWDDAEALLRSLLAEQPQSMEVRFALGRMLWDRGARPEARQVLEAMAARYNDGLIEDPADLVYVARAMRLIGRLRDANRALGRAARQAPERPDVHLAFAELMLAGYNNAEAEDSLERVLELAPQHPDAHRLMAKIAFFVGGDIPGAEASLQSGRELAPHHPELILLEAELALTLGQWAQTRDLVSQLLTRAPRHAEALGLLAASAYLAGDENAFAEARKAYEGPRAELPDLDVQVAQGAAQNNRHDEAVAFFEQALARDAEHPAALAGLGLALTRTGDEARALTVLREAARQDPFHVRVHNMVQLYESGLRDYVTETLDGGLRLRAHLDQHRPLSAASLPVVEEAHALFSQRYGVQIEPLMLEIYPEPQTFSVRSVGVPQIDPHGICFGDTVLMRSPSDANFNWELVLWHEIAHAYHIRVSQGRVPRWFTEGLAEYETAERDPAYRRFHDDEIARRLQHGGVPALSELGDAFLTGRGGDVVVTYQLASLAVEYIVEIGGREAIDEILRAFAQTPLFEEVAPRVLDMSGAALDQDFDRWLRRRFSALLAQPVVDWGRLGTLARGGDLTELSAAEEDAYHALLAAMQGRADQAQVLIRAARRQAEASGDAGERARVEAILAHALAGLELDEEALQAGWRALDQGLESAELRMALARSAAQREALVEAAVHAEAATSLNPYSAAAWALLEERAGALDDAATVRLARRARFELDPHDPKLAQVIAETADGELQLRAARRRVAIEALSADAHLALARLLAERGKPELARRAYESAALSDPARASTIDQESQRRLTRGMSPR encoded by the coding sequence ATGAATCGCCCACAGCGCCTGCTGGCGGCCCTGGCGGTGGGAGGGCTTGCGCTTTCCATCCTGACGCTCACGGTTCCGGAAGCTCGAGCCCAGCTCTCTATCGGCCCGGAATCCCCGTCAGTGCAGAAGCGCTCGGCGCGTCTGGCCTTTGATGAGGGACGCCTGGCGGAGGCCAGGGTCCTGGCGCGCTCCCACGACGATGCCGACTCCCTGCTGGTGCGAGCGCGTTTTGCGCGCTGGGAGGGAGACGATGCGGGCGCGCGGACCATGGCCGCCCGGGCGTTTGAACGCGCTCCGGATGAGCCAGCCCGCGCCCGGGCGGGCGCGGCGCTGGCGAATTTGCAGTGGTTTGCCGGCGACTGGGACGATGCCGAAGCGTTGCTGCGCTCGCTCCTGGCCGAGCAGCCGCAGAGCATGGAGGTTCGCTTTGCGCTGGGGCGCATGCTCTGGGATCGGGGCGCCCGTCCGGAGGCGCGTCAAGTGCTGGAGGCGATGGCCGCCCGCTACAATGACGGGCTCATCGAAGATCCCGCCGATCTGGTATACGTGGCGCGCGCGATGCGCCTTATTGGGCGTCTACGCGACGCCAACCGGGCCCTGGGGCGGGCCGCGCGCCAGGCCCCCGAGCGTCCCGATGTGCACCTGGCCTTCGCCGAGTTGATGCTCGCCGGCTATAACAACGCCGAGGCGGAAGATTCGCTGGAGCGCGTTTTGGAACTCGCTCCTCAGCACCCCGACGCCCACCGGCTCATGGCGAAGATCGCATTTTTTGTCGGGGGCGACATCCCCGGCGCCGAAGCCTCGCTCCAGAGCGGGCGGGAGCTTGCGCCGCACCATCCGGAGTTGATCCTGCTTGAGGCCGAGCTGGCGCTGACCCTGGGGCAGTGGGCGCAGACCCGGGACCTGGTCTCACAGCTGCTCACACGCGCTCCGCGCCATGCAGAGGCGCTCGGTCTGCTCGCCGCATCCGCCTATCTAGCCGGCGACGAGAATGCCTTTGCGGAGGCCAGGAAGGCCTACGAAGGCCCCCGCGCGGAGCTTCCCGACCTCGATGTGCAGGTGGCCCAGGGGGCAGCCCAGAACAATCGTCACGACGAAGCGGTTGCGTTCTTCGAGCAGGCGCTGGCGCGCGATGCCGAGCACCCCGCGGCGCTGGCCGGACTCGGGTTGGCGTTGACCCGTACCGGCGATGAGGCGCGCGCCCTGACTGTACTCCGGGAGGCCGCGCGTCAGGATCCCTTCCACGTGCGGGTTCATAATATGGTGCAGCTCTACGAGAGCGGGCTGCGCGACTATGTAACCGAAACGCTTGATGGTGGCCTGCGCCTGCGGGCGCACCTCGATCAGCATCGTCCCCTGAGTGCGGCGAGCCTGCCAGTGGTGGAGGAGGCGCACGCGTTGTTTTCGCAGCGTTATGGAGTGCAGATCGAACCCCTGATGCTGGAGATTTATCCAGAACCTCAGACCTTTTCGGTGCGTTCGGTGGGCGTGCCCCAGATCGATCCCCATGGCATCTGCTTTGGCGATACGGTGCTGATGCGCAGCCCGAGCGATGCCAACTTCAACTGGGAGCTGGTCCTGTGGCACGAGATCGCGCACGCCTACCATATTCGTGTTTCCCAAGGGCGCGTGCCGCGCTGGTTCACCGAGGGGCTGGCCGAGTATGAGACCGCGGAGCGCGATCCGGCCTACCGGCGCTTTCATGACGATGAGATCGCACGTCGCCTCCAGCATGGTGGGGTTCCCGCGCTCAGCGAGCTCGGTGATGCCTTTTTGACCGGCCGAGGGGGCGATGTGGTCGTGACCTACCAGCTGGCCAGCCTGGCCGTGGAGTACATCGTCGAGATCGGGGGGCGAGAGGCGATCGACGAGATATTGCGCGCGTTTGCACAGACCCCGCTCTTTGAAGAGGTCGCGCCCCGGGTGTTAGACATGTCCGGCGCCGCGCTCGATCAGGACTTCGACAGGTGGTTGCGCCGGCGCTTTAGCGCGTTGCTGGCCCAGCCCGTGGTTGACTGGGGGCGCCTGGGCACGCTGGCCAGGGGAGGGGACCTGACAGAGTTGAGTGCGGCCGAGGAAGATGCGTATCACGCGCTGCTGGCCGCCATGCAGGGGCGCGCCGATCAGGCGCAGGTGCTTATTCGCGCCGCCCGTCGCCAGGCCGAGGCTTCCGGGGATGCGGGGGAGCGGGCGCGGGTCGAAGCGATTCTGGCGCACGCGCTGGCCGGACTGGAACTCGACGAAGAGGCGCTCCAGGCCGGATGGCGGGCGCTGGATCAGGGGTTAGAAAGCGCCGAGCTCCGGATGGCCCTGGCGCGCAGCGCTGCTCAACGCGAGGCGCTGGTGGAGGCCGCGGTCCACGCGGAGGCCGCCACCTCGCTCAATCCCTATAGCGCGGCGGCCTGGGCGCTGCTTGAGGAGCGGGCCGGGGCGCTGGACGACGCCGCCACGGTCAGGCTGGCGCGCCGGGCGCGCTTTGAGCTCGACCCCCACGATCCGAAGCTCGCTCAGGTGATTGCCGAGACCGCCGACGGAGAGCTCCAGCTGCGGGCCGCTCGACGCCGGGTGGCGATCGAAGCGCTCAGCGCCGACGCTCACCTGGCGCTGGCCCGACTGCTGGCCGAGCGCGGCAAGCCCGAGCTGGCGCGCCGCGCTTACGAGAGCGCGGCTTTAAGCGATCCGGCCCGCGCGTCTACTATTGATCAAGAATCGCAGCGGCGATTGACCCGGGGCATGTCGCCGCGATAA
- a CDS encoding RNA polymerase sigma factor has protein sequence MPDPLSADALDTLEDVQLAERAVDGDFAAFEKIVERHRDKVYRLAFSLTKSEADAQDVVQEAFINIYRKLDTFAGDAQLSSWMYRIVVNAALMRLRKARRRNEVSVEEVHDGARLERSAPGEPAGWRVRGDEAVENRELRDQILAAIDQLDPKYQAVFLLREIEGLSLDQIASVLELSTGAVKTRLHRARLFLQAALEPYLGREEDISN, from the coding sequence ATGCCCGATCCTCTCTCCGCCGACGCGCTCGATACCCTCGAAGACGTTCAGCTCGCTGAGCGCGCGGTCGATGGCGACTTTGCGGCCTTTGAGAAGATCGTGGAGCGCCATCGCGACAAGGTCTACCGTCTGGCGTTCAGTCTCACCAAGAGCGAGGCCGACGCCCAGGACGTGGTCCAGGAAGCGTTTATCAATATCTATCGCAAGCTCGATACCTTTGCCGGCGACGCTCAGCTCTCCAGCTGGATGTACCGCATCGTGGTCAACGCCGCGCTGATGCGGCTGCGCAAGGCGCGCCGGCGCAACGAGGTCAGCGTGGAGGAGGTTCACGACGGTGCTCGCCTGGAGCGCTCGGCTCCCGGGGAGCCGGCGGGCTGGCGAGTGCGCGGCGATGAGGCGGTCGAAAACCGGGAGCTCCGCGACCAGATCCTGGCGGCCATCGATCAGCTTGATCCGAAGTATCAGGCGGTGTTTTTGCTCCGCGAGATCGAGGGGTTAAGCCTCGACCAAATCGCCTCGGTGCTGGAGCTGAGCACCGGCGCGGTCAAGACCCGCCTGCACCGGGCGCGCCTCTTTCTGCAGGCTGCGCTGGAGCCCTATCTCGGGCGAGAGGAAGATATCTCGAACTAA
- the dnaJ gene encoding molecular chaperone DnaJ — protein MSKRDYYEVLGVSRDVDDKELKKAYRRLAMQNHPDRNPDDAEAEARFKEAAEAYEVLSDAQKRARYDRFGHEGVRGAAGPGAGFHSMDDIFSQFGDIFGDMFGFGGGGRRSRGGPQRGSDLREDLKLSFKEAAFGTSKTISVVRHVDCETCSGSGARPGTEPVTCSTCQGRGQINHSQGFFTLTSTCPHCQGSGKRIEDPCGDCRGSGKQRSTREVSVTIPAGVDTGMRLRLSGEGEAGSRGGPPGDLYVFIHVEPSEVFERDNEHLHLRQPISFVQAILGAEIEIPTLENNETITVKAGTQYGDTLVLKNQGLARVQGSGRGNLVVHFAVEIPSKVSSKERELLEGYAEAQGIPVKKGGFFNKLKDKIG, from the coding sequence ATGAGTAAGCGCGACTACTACGAGGTTCTTGGCGTCTCCCGAGACGTTGACGACAAAGAGCTCAAAAAGGCCTACCGCCGCCTGGCGATGCAGAATCACCCCGACCGCAACCCGGACGATGCCGAGGCCGAGGCGCGCTTCAAAGAGGCCGCCGAGGCCTACGAGGTGCTAAGCGACGCGCAGAAACGAGCCCGCTACGATCGCTTCGGTCATGAGGGCGTGCGCGGCGCCGCCGGTCCCGGCGCGGGCTTCCATTCGATGGACGATATCTTCTCGCAGTTCGGAGATATTTTCGGGGATATGTTCGGCTTTGGTGGCGGCGGCCGCCGCTCTCGAGGCGGCCCACAGCGCGGATCCGATCTTCGCGAAGACCTCAAGCTCTCTTTTAAAGAGGCGGCCTTCGGGACCAGCAAGACCATCTCGGTGGTCCGTCACGTCGACTGTGAGACCTGCTCCGGAAGCGGCGCGCGCCCGGGCACCGAGCCGGTGACCTGCTCCACCTGTCAGGGCCGCGGGCAGATCAATCACAGCCAGGGCTTCTTCACGCTGACCTCGACCTGCCCGCACTGCCAGGGCAGCGGCAAGCGCATTGAAGATCCCTGCGGCGACTGCCGCGGCTCGGGCAAGCAACGCTCCACCCGGGAGGTCAGCGTCACCATCCCGGCCGGCGTCGACACCGGGATGCGCCTGCGCCTCAGCGGTGAGGGCGAAGCCGGCAGCCGCGGCGGCCCCCCGGGAGATCTCTACGTATTTATTCACGTGGAGCCCAGCGAGGTCTTTGAACGCGATAACGAGCACCTCCATCTTCGCCAGCCGATCAGCTTTGTGCAGGCGATCCTGGGCGCCGAGATCGAGATCCCGACCCTGGAGAATAACGAAACCATCACGGTGAAGGCCGGCACTCAGTACGGCGACACCCTGGTACTCAAGAACCAGGGCCTGGCGCGCGTGCAGGGCTCGGGCCGCGGCAACCTGGTGGTCCATTTCGCCGTGGAGATCCCCTCCAAAGTATCCTCTAAGGAGCGCGAGCTCCTGGAGGGCTACGCCGAGGCCCAGGGCATCCCGGTCAAGAAGGGCGGGTTCTTCAACAAGCTCAAAGACAAGATCGGCTGA